The DNA region tttttgtttttcttattgacaattgttaactCAAGGGTGTTACATGACAAGTGCTTGTCTCTTTGAATTTTAAAACCCTGAGCACTTTAGATTCTTTATTTTCTCTTACTTTGTCCGTTTTATGATCCCTCCAGTTCTTGACTGCAGACAAATCATATTCTTTGCAGATATTGTTATTAGttccttttaaaatctttttttttattcctataGCCTTCACACCAGGCGCAAAAAGGTATGTGTAAGTCCACTGAATGAAAATGTGAAGAGATGGATAAAGCAGATGACCAGGTGTTGCCAGAAAAGTGATCCAGAGATCTGGAAGAAAAGGAAACTCAGAAGGGGGAGGAAAACTATGAGGAAAGATCATATATTTGCAATGTGCAAGAAAGAAATCTGTGCTATGCAATAAATATGACAAAAGTCTCAGAATAACAGATCCCATAAACATTTTGACTTGTCTTTCATTTAAAACTCCTTCCTGAAAAGAATACCACAGCTGAATGTTTGCAGATAATATTTGCAAGGAACAAATCATACAATTGTTCTTAGTTTGCACATTCTCTTTAAGTCATGACCTGTGATTGACAAAGCACATTGCGCAGGTCCATGCAACATGCTAACCATCATGAAATCATTGACTTTGGcttatataggtaatccttgatttacaaccattcatttagtgacagttacagtggcacagaaaaaaaatgatttaggaCCATTGCAACCTGAATTAAAATAATTGGAACAATAAACTGTATAAACATGGCAGGAGCCCTACAGATACTACATCAAACACATTAGCCCCAGATTAGGAAACAGAGCCCGTGGATAAGGACTTTCTGGATCCGCACATTTGAGAGTGTGTATCATTCTTAACTCTGGGGGCATGAtgttctggttccaccacaaaaccgtgttcgactaaagcgcgctcgacgaaaccgcgtacctgacgtcatcacagcgcgacgaaaaaagcatgctgtgagcgctaaagctaaaattaacccctaaacctaaacctaaccccccgaaacctaaccctaaacctaaccctaaacctaaacctaaacctaacccttaacctaaccctaaccctaaccctaaccctaaccctaaacctaacccttaccttaacgtgaattggcttgctttcaaagcgctttttaaagcgcccttttttctccgcggtcgctgttgtcatgctgctgatgacgtcagcgacgcgctttaatcggtcgcgctttagtggaccgcggttttgtcgtgccatgtgATATTCTAGaatagaggtggcattcagccagttcaacaggttgtggagaaccggtagcagaaattttgagtagttcagagaaccagcaaataggctgaccCCGTCCCTGCTGCCTCTCAGCCTCCCAGCAGACCTTCActtgttgccctgaacaagagaacagagctggaaagcaggttaatccaaccaatttcgttgtatttaagtacaacgacaataaagatgatacttagtggggtggggagggaatggggattttgcagtgacctttccccaggaatggggaagaaatggggattttgcagtatccttccccgcccatgcccacaaagccatgtccacaaagccacacccacagaaccggtagtaaaaaaaaaattgaatccctccCCTGTTCTAGAAGGTGCAGGCTGGGGCAGAGAAGGCAGACTTCCTCAGCCATATACAATGGCAGCGCTTAATAGACTGGATCTGAAGTGTCCTCATTGTATCCAAATAAAGCAGGCAAGCAGAAACAAGTGGAGATAAGCCCTATGCCATGTTGCACGCACATACACTTTTGCAATTGATGACAGGCGTATGGTTGTTCTCACTTTTGAGCTAtcgcacatatgtgttaaaaGATGGGCACTTAACTTTTCTTAAAAATAACTCCTCGATTCCTATCCACACATCTGCCCTTACCACTGATTCCATGTTTCCATGACACTGAAATTAATCTTTTTCCACCACCATTAAAGATACACAGGGTGAAAAAGACTTCAAATAAAAATTGCTATCACTGTCTATTAATCTTTGGGAGATATTAAGACTGGGTAGGGATACAATCCCAAAGGGCCAAGTCTAAGTTAGGGAGAACTTTGTCTTCTATCTCTTCTTTGCTTCCCTCTTCTTCCACACCTGCATTCACTCTATAAGTCctatggccatggggatgcctcCCTCCCCCAGTAGGAGGGAAAGCAGGTGAGCAAAGCAGAGAAATTCCTTGCTTTCATCACATGTTCActttatgtcagtggtgggtttcaaaaattgttcgaacctactctgtgggtgtggcctcctttgtgggagtggcttgtcacccatgtgaccggatgggagtggcttgctgcccatgtgaccggatatgaagatgctgacgacacttgtcagaaccaccttaaattacctcacacacagactggcatgcataagaatatgatgtaaacttgttttttaaaaggcatctttggtttaaaacaacttcaacacacacaatgttctgattgcaccacaaacgcagtagtcatccttacctttcacagaggccctgagttttataaatatgagcatgatagtgtagaataatcatatccaaggaccagtggtgggtttcaaaaatgtttggaacctcttctgtaggtgtggcctgctttccgggtccactggtggaacctcttctaaccggttcagtagatttgacgaaccggttctaccgaataggtgcgaactggtaggaacccacctctgctttatgtGCAAAGCATCCTGTCTCCCCACACTCCCTCTGAGCAGCTATACTGATTCCCATCCTCAGTGCTCCATTCCTGCTTTTCTCCTAGCACCTGCTTCTGTTCATTGGATGCATCATCTCCATCCCCCCAATTGTTCCCCTTAAgatcaagaataaaagaaagatcACCTAATATCTGACTTTCCACCACTAATCTGCTGCTGTTATATAGCTATATTGCAATAAAAGGGTTAAAGCAGAAGAAAACGAAGGCGACTCCCTTTGGAATATCCCATGCTTATTGTTTCCAGAGGCTTCGGAAAGTTCTGTCTCCTTTTGatataaataatatgaattatTGCTTATTTTCCTGTCTATATTTACTTGCTTTTGTCTGCCTTGTAAAGCATTTTACCAGTTCACTGCTATTTTAGGACTGAGAATGAGAAAACATAAAGCTAGCCGCATTGAACAGTGTGTGCACTTACTCTGATCTGTATACAGACTGGGAGCATGTTGGGTATAAATAACACTGGAAATTAGAGAGAGTAATGTTCCAATCCAACTCAGAGCAATTATAGAATAAATTAGTCTATGCTGCTGCTTAAATAAAGGTTGCAGGCTGTACGGAATCTCTCAGCTGCAAATGGCAGAGATGTTTAGGCCAAGAACAAAATATGAATTCTATTTAAAAACAAGTCTGATCTAGAGGTTAAGTCACTCAGGCTAAAAAGGAGAACATGAGTCctagtctcaccttagccatgaaagccactggctgatcttgggccagtcactgtcatTCAGCCTAACCCACTTCACAAGGTTGtcattgtagggaaaataggaagaaggtgTGTTGGCCATGCCAGcatgagttagaacaattaatttcaaaaattgattgactgattgttaacagttagaacaattaaccaatggaacgacttgactccagaagttgtgggtgtcccATCACTGTAGGTCTTAATGAAAACACTGGcagccatttgtgtgaaatggtgtagggcagtggttcccaaactttttcagtccaccgcccccttggtgctacaaactgatcctcagtgcccccgcacccagggctggatttagatgaaaagaggccctaggctattccacttatgaggccctttcacctcccatttttatgtttgtaaattacatgagagacaataaaatacatcattactgtgatatatatcaatatatatcaatatatatagctggcctcccgacggagggcggctctgctctgcggcaaaggcagcgaggccagccgcctcccctgctgcactcagctgcctggctcggccccctcaccctcacctgcctggccgctggtgggctccgcgtcaacggggcggctactgggaacTGCCGCACCTCTCGCCCAACTGCcggtgccgggaatgtgggcaggctccccaactgccgcggcgctggaacgatcttaaccaatacatttttatgtttgtttattagtcatatgcatagaatttctccttattttcggttcagtgttttagtgttcactgtttttagaatagtgtaattttaattttgctaacaatttgaatgtaggcccctcttgatcttgaggccctaggctgaagcctagttaccctataggaaaatccggccctgcccctACCCAGtggtgtaattaaaaaaaaattactaccggttctgtgggcgtcgcTGGGGGGTATCATGTGACCGGGCagtttgcacgacggaaggaagatagtaacagtaaaattcaaaactgtaacaattaattgcacatttattcaaaatccaatttaaaaacctttttagttaatgttaattcaacaaaattgttaaacatgatccagtgataccaggttttcaaagtgtcatttatcaagaactaGTAACTTAGCAAACTCAGTAAAATTGAGTAAccacttcactgttcagtaaattctgtgtaatacagtacatgcttgatcattcacacacacactgctgccttttgtttttttttttcaaaataacagggtggggtggggtagagaaggaagaagactttgttctgtggcagtcaggggaggcaggggaggcagggcctcaccactgtcatcatgaaaagaaataaaaattaaaaggaaaaaaggctgaggtagttgctgccagagtcacagtggatgactctgcttagtgcttaactgtttaaaaaagcctctttaaaaagtgccttctacaggaagaggcgagagaactacgtgcctcatttagtctatctttatcaggggtgggtttcgaccggttcgcaccggtccctgcgatccggttggtcgccgaacccggaagtaagtaacttccgggaacggcgaagcccccccccgcgcccacgcgcgcccgcacacccgcgcccgctccttacccggttttttcgaattttgcgctttccacgcatgcgcagaacgcctgcgcgatcctccaggagcagctggagcatcgcgcagacgctagtacgcatgcgcgcgccgcgtgcgtgtgcGAGggcaccgcgtgcgtgcacgcgcgtgccacgtgcgtgcgcgaggacgccgccggcctcgttccaaccgatccggttggaacggggcgagaaacccacccctgatctttatgatcacttaagcagagttaagcaagggttaaaaggcaaaaaaatccttatgtaaATGAGACACGTGGTTGTCtagcctcctcctgtagaggacactttttttagaggcttttttttaaacagttaaggagagtcatccattggagactctggcagcagctaacccagcctgacttcagcagctcttgcctttttctttttacattttcatcatggcagacaagagcagagttgaaatcctctgtgacacagctgtaaaaggtatgtgggtcggagggaggggggaggaattcaaaattaatgtaatttgtaagtaattgtattattgtaagtaatttgtgtgtgtgtgtgtgtgtgtgtgttttacccgcctctgctagcgcgcgggctggcacttttattttttatgtgggacatagcggccggcagggcttttggacatagcggcagggcggcttttgcctctagcaccAGTGAGGTAGGACGGCTTTGGTTCCATctagcattgattctttgaagctttccataggttctctctgcttttaaagtcttccgTTGGTCTAAGGAAGTTGTTCCTCTATGGAGGACACAGCGCCAGGGCATCCAAAagcctctatggcagacatactgctggagcagccaaaagcctctttcttgaaagtgctgtcaagaaagaggcttttcgCCGCTCCGGCGTTATGTCTGACATTAGAGGCAGGAAGCGTCCtgcctctatggtggacatagCACCAGAGCGGcaaaaagcctctttcttgacagcagccaaaagccgctttctttcattttgcctcaccagccataaacctcaccgcatgtcactgttctgtggtatctgccatttcagaaatgctcATTACACTGCTCCACGTGATCAGTCTTTCGGTATTCCTCAATATATTGGTCCCTAGCAGCTGGTCAAAACCCTAGTAGTACTTATGGAGCTGTAGATGATACTATGGCAAAGCCTTGCAGCTCATGTATACTCACACAACATAAGAGTGATGCCATTATCCAGATTTATCTGTGACAAAGGTCTCACTGTGCATAAATATCAAGATGAGAAgggcactttattaaaaaaaactgcagtgttttgactccagttggttataaaacatcttgtttggCATACTGGAACATTTAGACAGCATTTTCTTCAAATATGGGACGTTGttctatcataattttgttttgttttgctttgctttttcctctatgtgacaatatccaactttagacagtaattagaccactttttatttactttttaaaaaacagcatatGTTGGAAATGCTTATCCCTTTTCCACAACCTCCCCTATATTTCAGCCTTCAATGAGATTACTTTGCAACTCAAAGTTTGAAAAACCACCCGAAGTGCCCTTCCTCCCACTCCTCGCTTTTTAAGGCCACCTCTAAGAATGGagtgaggaggcagaggggggctaGCCTCTCTCACCCCTCTGCCGCATGTTTACCTGTGTTGCATTTCTAAGGTGGGAGGCGTAGAGATAGGCGAGAGTGGCGTGTCCGTGTGGAGCGGGTGCAAGAGGATTGGGAGGTGTGGCTCCATTGCACAGGCGTGCCACGGCGCAATTCTCACAGAGGCGGCTCGCAGCGCAGCCCCGGAACGCGAGAAGCAGGCAGGAAGGTAGGCGAGCACTCTTGTGCAGTGACATCGGACTCAGTGCGTAATGCAGTGCCAATTCCCAATCCCTGAAATGCAGGCCAAAGAACAGCCCCGTTCAGTCCCGCATCTCTTCTTCATGCACAGCACACGCAGAGTCGTATCAGAGGAGAAGTGCAGGCAAAAgactcttctattctttctctgcccccccccttttgcacacacacacacacacacacacacacacacacacacaccggcctGAAATGCTTGTATGCCTCCTGAATGAGCAAGCGAGTGAGCGAAAAATCCTTCCAGTCTTTGGGACGTTAGACTGAATTTCCCCCCTGCCAGAACTGCTCAGCTGACTGGCAgccaacagagccccaggcagaattgcaCCCTGTGCGTGGGCCACCTCCAGCACTtctctgccacctcccttgcctcttagcgcccccctaagtTATCCCACCACCCCCCAGGGGCAGTACCgtccactttgggaaccactggtgtagggtttcctgcttgagcatggggttggactagaagacctccaaggtcccttccagctctatcctgatgGATTaattaagttatttgtaaaaataataaaggtaggatgcaaataaataaatctcaaacTGAGTATGTACACCACAGCCCAAGATGGCACTTTACACACACCATAACTCATTCTAATGCAATTCATTAGTAAAAGGCTTGGAAAATATTCAGTGCCACTAAATATAGCATGTTTTCTTTATTCAGTGTATgtaactgatgaaagaaatgtccttctgggttctgctccaagtggggaaaaagacactggagacatggaggctgcttggaaagatggtttattagtggacagggccacatggcttgagccctgaacagaaaaggtgatcacatgcttcaatgttggtggagaagaagagaagggctgaggaaggggcttgctaggctttttataacctgttcagtcccacctctctgtttcctgttcctgtgtaagaaatgtattctgattggttgtcagactcccctagggccatgcaggggcaactctctgggctgtgttttgaatccaggtttggttgcgttttcagatgccatgtggtcagttggggccaatgttattatgctttcctgtagctgaagttgagaagtctttattatgtaaagtggactagcttggccttcttaatggcccattaacaaagtggggatgggcaggaagctacaggcagctattctgtctttgaaaacatgtttctttcttctcacatccagagaaatattctgccttttcaatatttcctaggatatttcatttttccgggagagggctggatgataacttcccacaatacaaAAGTAAAACTGTAACACACAAGCTAAACCAGCTGCATTTTACAAAAGCATTTTATAATGCAATGACCATCATAATCTTCCTCTTTAATCATATATCTCTTTCCCCAAACAGGCTGAACAGCTTTTTGGAATTTCATAAGCcatgagaaaaaaattattttcctcCTGAATCCAAGATTATCTCACCACCATTTCAGATCTATaatattttgccatttttatcTTTGAGGTGTGGTTAGAGTTGCTATGACCCAAGGTAGGTTTGAGCATCTGGGGAGATTGAGATTATACCCTCTCCCTCTGATCATTAGCCAATTCTAGCACAGCCATTTCTCTTGCAGTATTTGCCCCATTCCATTAATGTtttgtttagagtttagagttttattgaacacttataggccgcccttttccctgaggggactcagggcggcttacaataatgagggaggtgagtgcaagacaagacataaaagaaaatgtgagtaaaaaataattaacaataaaagcacaacattcactcagcattcag from Thamnophis elegans isolate rThaEle1 chromosome 3, rThaEle1.pri, whole genome shotgun sequence includes:
- the CCL28 gene encoding C-C motif chemokine 28: MKFHLILIAFGIVLVHHMSDAVFPVFFDCCTEVAQHIPKRWLRRVVKYERQKSDDLCRIPAVILHTRRKKVCVSPLNENVKRWIKQMTRCCQKSDPEIWKKRKLRRGRKTMRKDHIFAMCKKEICAMQ